The nucleotide sequence TGGGACGCGAGGTTGTTCTTAAATCGGAAGTCGATCCAGACGTTATCGGCGGTTTGATCCTGCATGTCGGAGACACCGTCTTCGATGGCAGCGTCGCCAACCGACTGAAGCAGCTGCGACAGAAGGCCCTCGAAACCACGGCTCAAGAGGCGAAAGCGTCGCTCGAGCGATTCACCAATTCAACGCAGAGTTAAAGCAGTAGACGGTAAGTTCCATGAAATTCAACGCGGACGAAATCGCTTCTGTCATCAAACAGGAAATCCAGCAGTTCGACACGCAAGTCGATGTGCGAGAAGTTGGACGTGTCCTGGAAGTGGGTGACGGTATCGCTCGGGTCTACGGCCTTTCCGGCATCATGGCCGGTGAAATGGTCGAGTTCCCTAACGGCACGATCGGCCTGGCCTTCAATCTCGAAGAAAACAGCGTCGGTGTGATCATTCTGGGCGACTACCTCACCATCAAAGAAGGTGACGAAGTCAAAGCCCTCGGTACCCTGCTCTCGGTTCCCGTCGGTGACGCAGTGCTGGGTCGCGTGGTCGATCCGCTCGGCAACCCGCTCGACGGCATGGGTCCGATCCAGGCCACCGAAACTCGCCCGGTCGAATTCCTCGCTCCTGGCGTGTCGGAACGTAAGCCGGTTCACGAACCAATGCAGACCGGTATCAAGGCTGTCGACGCCATGACCCCGGTTGGTCGTGGTCAGCGTCAGTTGATCATTGGTGACCGTAAGACGGGCAAAACGGCTATCGCCCTCGATGCCATCCTGAACCAGAAGAACACCGGCGTGAAGTGCTTCTACGTCGCTGTCGGTCAGAAGGACTCGTCGGTCGCTGGTGTGGTCGAAGTGCTTCGCCGCAACGGTGCCATGGATTACACCACGGTGATCGTCGCTGGTGCAAGTACTCCTGCTCCTCTGCAGTACGTGGCTCCTTACGCCGGTACCGCAATGGCCGAGTACTTCATGTTCAACGGCCAGGCCGCTTTGATCGTCTACGACGACTTGTCGAAGCAAGCCTCCGCCTACCGCGAACTTTCGCTGTTGATGCGACGTCCGCCAGGTCGTGAAGCCTACCCTGGTGACGTGTTCTATTGCCATAGCCGCCTGTTGGAACGTTCGGCCAAGCTGAGCGACGAACTGGGTGCTGGCTCGCTGACCTCGCTGCCGATCATCGAAACGCTCGAAGGCGAAGTTTCCGCATACATTCCGACCAACGTGATTTCGATTACCGACGGTCAGATTTATCTCCAGCCCGACTTGTTCTTCGCTGGTATTCGTCCAGCTATGAACGTCGGTATCTCGGTCTCCCGCGTGGGTGGTAACGCCCAGATCAAGGCGATGAAGAAGGTCGCCGGTGGTCTGCGTCTCGACCTGGCAGCCTTCCGCGAATTGGAAGCGTTTGCTCAGCTCGGTACCGAACTCGACGAAGCGACCCAGCGTCGTCTCGATCGCGGTTACCGCATGGTCGAACTGCTGAAGCAGGGCCAGTACAAGCCGCTGGACGTCTACGATCAAATTCTCAGCATCTACGCTGGTACCCGTGGTCACTTGGACGAAGTTCCAGTGGTTGACGTGCTGCGTTGGGAAGCTGAATACCTCGAGTTCGCGAAGGCCAAGTACCCGCAGATTCGAGAACAACTGGAAGCGACCAAGGACCTGACCGACGAAGTCCGCGATCTGATGGAAAAGGCAATTGCCGAATTCCAAAAGACCTTCGTTGAGTCGCAGTCCGCCTAAGTCCTATCGCTCCGCCGCGATCCTATTAGCCAGTAAGTACCATGGCCAATCCCAGAACCCTCGACAAACGCCGCAAGTCGGTTCGCAACATCAAGAAGATTACGCGAACGATGGAGCTTATCGCCACGGCCCGCTTCAAGCAGGCCATGGATCGAGCTTCGGCTGCCACGGCGTTCACCTCGCGGATCACGCAGTTGGTGAAAGACCTGACCGCGGCCGACCTGCAGTTCGAGCATCCATTGCTGGAAAAGCGGGATACGAAGAAGAAGGCTGTGTTGCTGGTGCTGACCTCGAATCGCGGTCTGTGCGGTGGTTTCAACGGTAACATCTGCCGAGCGGCCTTCCCTCGCCTGGCAGAACTGCAAGCCGAGTACGACGAAGTCGAGCTGCGAATCTCCGGTAAGAAGGGGATCGCCATCTTCCGCATCCAGCGGAAGCGTACCGCCGACGTCTCGTACCTCCAGTTTGAAGACAAGCCGAAGTACGAAGAAGTGGAACCGATCGCTGTCGAATTGCTCGACGCGTTTCAGTCCCACGAGATCGACCGCCTCGACGTTGCCTACATGAAGTTTGTTTCCAGCTCGCGGCAAGAGCCATGCCTGGAAACGCTGCTTCCACTCGGTTCCCTCGAAGGGGCCGACGCGGAAGGTTCGGCTCCTAGCGAGTCGAAGGGCTCGATGTACGAGTTCATCCCTTCGGCCGAAAGCATCCTGGAAGAGGTCGTCCCGACCAGCTTCAAGGTGAAACTGTTCAAGTGCTTCCTCGACGCCGCCGTGTGCGAACAGATTGCCCGTATGGTGGCAATGAAGGCTGCGACCGAGAACGCCAACGATTTGATCAAGTTCCTGTCGCGCGAATACAACCGCGCTCGTCAGGGACGTATTACCAACGAAATTATGGAGATCATCGGCGGCGTCGAAGCTCTGGCAAGTTCCTAACGAGCATCCGCGTAGCCCCGATCCCAAAACCTTTTGGTCTGAATTTCCATCGAGAAAAGAAATATGGCGACTGCGACCGACCAGAAAATCGGAAAGATCACCCAGGTCATCGGTTCGACCTTCGATGCCGAGTTCGGCGAAGGCGAATTGCCGGCGATCTATAACGCTGTGAAGGTTCAAGGCGACTACAAGGGCGTCTCGATCAAACTGACCGGCGAAGTTCAACAGCACCTGGGCGGTAACCGCGTTCGCTGTATTGCCCTGGGTAGCACCGACGGTCTGATCCGCGGCCTGGACTGCGTCGATCAAGGTGTGCCGATTTCGGTTCCTGTCGGTAAGGCGACCCTGGGCCGCGTGTTCAACGTGACCGGCGATCCGATCGACGGCCGCGGTCCGGTTGACGCCGAAACCTACATGCCAATTCACCGCTCGGCTCCGGCGGTTGACGAACTGTCGACCAGCACCGAAGTGTTCGAGACCGGTATTAAGGTGATCGACCTTCTGACGCCGTTTGTGCGTGGTGGTAAAGCGGGTCTGTTCGGTGGTGCCGGTCTGGGTAAGACCGTTATTCTCACCGAGCTCATTGCTCGTATCGCTTCGGCTCACGGTGGTTTCTCGGTGTTCGCCGGTGTGGGTGAACGTACCCGTGAAGGTACCGACCTCTGGCTCGAAATGCAGGAAACGGAAATCGGTACGACCGGCCGTTACGTTATCGAACAAACCTGCATGGTGTTCGGTCAGATGAACGAACCACCAGGTGCTCGTCTGCGTGTCGCCATGAGCGCCCTGACGATGGCCGAACATTTCCGCGATGCGACCGGTACCGACACCCTGTTGTTCGTCGACAACATCTTCCGCTTCTCGCAAGCGGGTTCGGAAGTGTCCGCTCTGCTGGGTCGTATGCCATCGGCCGTGGGTTACCAGCCAACTCTGGCAACCGAAATGGGTGCCCTGCAGGAACGTATCGCTTCGACTAAGAAGGGTGCTATTACTTCGGTGCAGGCCGTTTACGTTCCTGCGGACGATCCGACTGACCCGGCTCCTGCAACGGCGTTCGGTCAGCTCGACGCGTTCATCTACCTCGAACGATCGATTTCGGAAAAGGGTATTTACCCTGCCGTGGATCCGCTGGCATCGTCCAGCCGTATTCTCGATCCACAGTACGTGGGTGAACGCCACTACGCGATCGCTCGCCGGGTGCAGACCACTTTGCAGCGTTACCGCGAACTGCAGGATATTATCGCGATTCTCGGTATCGACGAATTGAGCGAAACGGACAAGACGATCGTGCATCGTGCTCGTCGTATCGAACGTTTCCTGTCGCAGCCTTTCCTCGTGGCTGAAAAGTTCATCGGCAAGCCGGGTGAAATCACGCCGTTGGCCGACACCATCCGCAGCTTCGAAGAAATCTGCGATGGCAAGTGGGACCACCTGCCAGAATCGGCCTTCATGTATGTTGGTTCGATCGAACAGGCGGAAGAACAAGCCAAGAAGATGGCCAAAGAGAAGGGTTAATCTGTGCCTTCCATCCAATGCATTGTGGTCACGCCGGAAAAGACCGCACTCGAAACGACTGCTGACTTCATCGCCCTCCCCCTTGCGGACGGCGAGATGGGTGTCGGTGAAAACCACGCCCCAGTGATCGGTCGACTCGGTTACGGCGAAATGCGAATCGTCTCTGGCAGCCAGACCCAGCGTCTGTATGTCGACGGCGGATTCGTTCAGATCGCGAACAATGAAGTCAATATCCTGACCGGCAAGGCCATCCCTTCCGCTCAGATCGATGTTGCCCAGGCCGAAGTCCAGTTGGCGGAAGCCTCGAAAGCGGCTGCCCCAACCGATGAGCTGGCAGCGATCAAAACGCGCAACATCGAACAAGCCCGCAACCAGATCCGGGCCGCCAAGCGAGCCGGCAAGTAAGCATCGCTTCGCACTGAATGATTCCATTGATAGCACCGGCCCCCTAGGTCGGTGCTATCTTTCTTGATGCGTCCGGCTGACAATCGAAGTTGTCTATCTTACCGAAACGCCACGGCTGGTAATCTGCGTCCGAATTCCGAACGCTTGCTGGCATTTCCTCGCGAAAACCTTCCCCCACTCTGTCGATCAATCAAAACAAGTGGGGAAGGAGTACAGGCAGGCAGTTCCCCGCCATGGCATCGTAGGTGAAGGTAAAGTCGGAATGGAACGAGATCTCCCAAACGCCCCGGCCAATGTCCAGCAATCCCATGACCGCTCTGGCAAACAGGCGGCGTTGTTCATTTCGCGCGGACAAGCCAACCAACGTGAACGCCGAATCGATTCGGCCATGTTCACCATTGGATCGGGATCCGACTGCGACCTGGTGCTGGGAGACGACCAGTTTCCCGAACTGTTCGCCTACGTGCTGCGTACCCAAGACGGCTACCGAATCCGTTGCCTTGCTCCGGAACCGGTTCTGACGGTCAATGCCGAAGACGCGATCGCTACCCGATTGGAAGAAGGCGATCGAATCCGTTGCGGTCCGTATGAATTTCGATTTCACCAGCTTGCCGCCTCGCCATCGCGTCCGGCGGACGGCAGCTCGACCAAACTTTCATCCGCGGCGATGCCTTGGATCGCGACGGATGGCCAGACCCAGGACGGCATCGCGGCCTCGCACCGGCTGATCCGCGACATTCGTTTGCGAATCGATGGTATCGGCCAATCCACTCAATCGCACCGCCGGTCGGCATGACTCGGCATAACCCCGAATTTCGGAAGAGTAGGTTTGATGCAACCGATTGCCCCAATCCTCGGTAACGAGCCATTGTCGCTATTACCGTACGATGACGATGTCCTCGAGTCGCTACGCCAGGCTCGCACGGCCATCCAACTGGACGAGCAGCCAACGGTCGTCATCTCGGCCCGTTGCGATCTGCTGAAGGATGAACTGCGCGAACTTTACGAACAACTGCTGGCCACTAACTAAACGTGGCCGGCAAGTTGCCTGCGCAATAGGGTTCAACTACGATCGAGAGCGTGAACGATAACGCTCTGCCCATTGTCAGTCATCTCTATCCTCTGCGACGTATTCTGACGTGTTGTGCAGTTGCGTTGCCGTTTCTTGTGCTTGCCGTGTTTTTCTTTGGCAAGTGTTTCGTCTACCAGGAACAATTCCTGTTCCGCGACGCGGCCCACTTCTATTACCCGTTGTTCCATGAAGTCGCTCGACAATGGAAGAGTGGCGAAGTTCCGCTGTGGTCTCCGATGGATGGCATCGGCGTGCCACTGGCCGCTGACGCGACTTCCAGCGTGTTCTATCCCGGTAAACTACTGCTGATCACGCCGCTCGGCTTTGGCTTTGGCATGCGGCTTTATGCCCTCGTCCATTTCGCGTTGGCTTACTTCGGTATGTTCTGGGCCGCGAGAACCTGGCATTGTTCGCTTCCCGCTGCCGTGATGGCTGCCGTCACTTATGCCTTCAGCGGACCGGTGCTGGGCTATCATGCAAACATCATCTTCCTGGTCGGTGCCGCGTGGCTTCCGATCGCATTGACATGTGGCTGGAGCTTGGCTCGCCGCCCTGCCCTTCCCTCGGCGTTAGGCCTCGCGTTCGCCCTGACCATGATGGTCCTCGGCGGAGACGCCCAACTTGCGTATCACACGATGATGATGCTGACGCTGGCCGCGATCTTTTTCGTCCTGCCGTGGCGAAGACTTCCCAACTGGAAGATCTGGCTAGGTGGACGCACCTTGCGTGTTGGCACACTGGTCGCGGCCGCTGGCCTGGCGGTCGGGCTATCCGCGATTCAAATCTTGCCCACGAGCCAATGGGTAAGCCGAAGTTTACGAGCCACCAGCGAAGAGCCTCGCAGCCTCTACGAAGCGGCCCAACTGGTCGCCGCCGGAAAAGAGGTCGACCTCGACACGCTGCAGGGAAAGCCTCACCCCGACTCGCATGCCCGGCATAGTTACGACTTCAGCATCCCTCCGTGGCACTGGCCCGAGGCATTCGTCGCCAACTTTAGCGGCCAGATGTATCCTCGCAATCAACGCTGGACGCGAGCCATCCCTGCCGAAGGTCGCATCTGGCTTCAAACCTTGTTCATGGGAACGTTGGCCTGTTTGCTGGCCGGAATCGCGGTGTGGCATTGCCCGAACCGGCGCGTCGATCGCTGGCTGGTCGCCATCGGTCTAT is from Bremerella sp. JC817 and encodes:
- the atpA gene encoding F0F1 ATP synthase subunit alpha, which gives rise to MKFNADEIASVIKQEIQQFDTQVDVREVGRVLEVGDGIARVYGLSGIMAGEMVEFPNGTIGLAFNLEENSVGVIILGDYLTIKEGDEVKALGTLLSVPVGDAVLGRVVDPLGNPLDGMGPIQATETRPVEFLAPGVSERKPVHEPMQTGIKAVDAMTPVGRGQRQLIIGDRKTGKTAIALDAILNQKNTGVKCFYVAVGQKDSSVAGVVEVLRRNGAMDYTTVIVAGASTPAPLQYVAPYAGTAMAEYFMFNGQAALIVYDDLSKQASAYRELSLLMRRPPGREAYPGDVFYCHSRLLERSAKLSDELGAGSLTSLPIIETLEGEVSAYIPTNVISITDGQIYLQPDLFFAGIRPAMNVGISVSRVGGNAQIKAMKKVAGGLRLDLAAFRELEAFAQLGTELDEATQRRLDRGYRMVELLKQGQYKPLDVYDQILSIYAGTRGHLDEVPVVDVLRWEAEYLEFAKAKYPQIREQLEATKDLTDEVRDLMEKAIAEFQKTFVESQSA
- the atpG gene encoding ATP synthase F1 subunit gamma, with amino-acid sequence MANPRTLDKRRKSVRNIKKITRTMELIATARFKQAMDRASAATAFTSRITQLVKDLTAADLQFEHPLLEKRDTKKKAVLLVLTSNRGLCGGFNGNICRAAFPRLAELQAEYDEVELRISGKKGIAIFRIQRKRTADVSYLQFEDKPKYEEVEPIAVELLDAFQSHEIDRLDVAYMKFVSSSRQEPCLETLLPLGSLEGADAEGSAPSESKGSMYEFIPSAESILEEVVPTSFKVKLFKCFLDAAVCEQIARMVAMKAATENANDLIKFLSREYNRARQGRITNEIMEIIGGVEALASS
- the atpD gene encoding F0F1 ATP synthase subunit beta; this encodes MATATDQKIGKITQVIGSTFDAEFGEGELPAIYNAVKVQGDYKGVSIKLTGEVQQHLGGNRVRCIALGSTDGLIRGLDCVDQGVPISVPVGKATLGRVFNVTGDPIDGRGPVDAETYMPIHRSAPAVDELSTSTEVFETGIKVIDLLTPFVRGGKAGLFGGAGLGKTVILTELIARIASAHGGFSVFAGVGERTREGTDLWLEMQETEIGTTGRYVIEQTCMVFGQMNEPPGARLRVAMSALTMAEHFRDATGTDTLLFVDNIFRFSQAGSEVSALLGRMPSAVGYQPTLATEMGALQERIASTKKGAITSVQAVYVPADDPTDPAPATAFGQLDAFIYLERSISEKGIYPAVDPLASSSRILDPQYVGERHYAIARRVQTTLQRYRELQDIIAILGIDELSETDKTIVHRARRIERFLSQPFLVAEKFIGKPGEITPLADTIRSFEEICDGKWDHLPESAFMYVGSIEQAEEQAKKMAKEKG
- the atpC gene encoding ATP synthase F1 subunit epsilon; translated protein: MPSIQCIVVTPEKTALETTADFIALPLADGEMGVGENHAPVIGRLGYGEMRIVSGSQTQRLYVDGGFVQIANNEVNILTGKAIPSAQIDVAQAEVQLAEASKAAAPTDELAAIKTRNIEQARNQIRAAKRAGK
- a CDS encoding FHA domain-containing protein, with translation MERDLPNAPANVQQSHDRSGKQAALFISRGQANQRERRIDSAMFTIGSGSDCDLVLGDDQFPELFAYVLRTQDGYRIRCLAPEPVLTVNAEDAIATRLEEGDRIRCGPYEFRFHQLAASPSRPADGSSTKLSSAAMPWIATDGQTQDGIAASHRLIRDIRLRIDGIGQSTQSHRRSA